In Cicer arietinum cultivar CDC Frontier isolate Library 1 chromosome 1, Cicar.CDCFrontier_v2.0, whole genome shotgun sequence, one DNA window encodes the following:
- the LOC140918639 gene encoding peroxidase E5-like — protein sequence MVSLRLVATTICCVVFVLGGIPFSSNAQLDPFFYRKTCPQLHYIVHKVVWNASLSDPRIFASLVRLHFHDCFVQGCDASVLLNNTATIVSEQEALPNNNSLRGLDVVNQIKTMVETACPNVVSCADILALAAEVSSFLAHGPCWKVPLGRRDSLTANRTLANQNLPAPFFTLDQLKASFSFQGLNTTDLVALSGAHTFGRSHCSLFVNRLYNFNNTGKPDPTLNTTYLKELSKICPQNGTGTNLTNLDPITPNKFDKKYYSNLKSGKGLFQSDQELFSTPDADTISIVNKFSRNKNAFFDSFKVSMIKMGNIGVLTGNEGEIRKQCNFINQRSTELDIDIVASNELHEEGIVSSI from the exons ATGGTCTCTCTTCGTCTGGTAGCAACAACTATATGCTGTGTAGTGTTTGTTCTTGGAGGGATACCCTTCTCCTCAAATGCACAATTAGATCCATTCTTTTACAGAAAAACTTGTCCCCAATTGCATTATATTGTACATAAAGTTGTATGGAATGCTTCATTATCGGATCCTCGTATTTTTGCCAGCCTTGTTAGGCTTCACTTTCATGATTGTTTTGTTCAA GGTTGTGATGCATCGGTTTTGCTGAACAATACTGCAACGATAGTGAGCGAACAAGAAGCTCTTCCAAACAACAATTCTTTAAGAGGGTTAGATGTTGTGAACCAAATCAAGACAATGGTGGAAACAGCTTGTCCTAATGTTGTTTCTTGTGCTGATATTCTTGCTTTAGCAGCTGAAGTGTCTTCATTTTTG GCACATGGTCCTTGTTGGAAAGTTCCACTTGGGAGAAGGGATAGTCTTACAGCAAACCGTACTCTTGCTAATCAAAACCTCCCAGCTCCTTTTTTCACTCTTGATCAACTTAAAGCTTCATTTTCCTTTCAAGGCCTCAACACTACTGATCTAGTTGCACTTTCAg GGGCTCATACATTTGGTAGGAGTCATTGTTCTCTATTTGTTAACCGGTTGTATAACTTCAACAACACTGGAAAACCGGATCCAACTCTTAACACAACATACTTAAAAGAGTTAAGCAAAATATGCCCTCAAAATGGAACTGGCACTAACCTCACAAACTTGGATCCAATCACTCCTaacaaatttgacaaaaaatattactcCAATCTTAAGAGTGGCAAGGGCTTGTTTCAGAGTGATCAAGAGTTGTTCTCAACCCCTGATGCAGATACCATTAGTATCGTCAACAAATTTAGTAGGAACAAAAATGCTTTCTTTGATAGCTTTAAGGTTTCTATGATTAAAATGGGTAATATTGGTGTGCTAACGGGGAATGAAGGAGAAATTcgaaaacaatgcaattttaTTAACCAAAGATCTACCGAGTTAGATATCGACATTGTGGCCTCCAATGAATTGCACGAGGAGGGTATTGTTAGCTCaatctaa
- the LOC101494094 gene encoding U3 snoRNP-associated protein-like EMB2271 has translation MPPNKSRKNKPTRDPFFDEDSTKRRKVADDDEIDSDSDEDGFLDSKDEPEYESEEETAAETKKRIAHEYLQKYRESVKKEKEQRDEEEDDDEDDDSEDDEGVRDSLVAQRLIKEQQEESGRIRKAIASRVELGGDGGFESLVKHKQCVTAVALSEDDSKGFSASKDGSIVQWDVESGKCERYKWPSDSVLKSHGLKDPQGSAKKQSRHILTLAASSDGRYLVSGGLDRHVHVWDTRSREHIQAFPGHRGPVSSLAFRDGTTELFSGSFDRTVKIWNVEDRTYMNTLFGHQSEVLSIDCLRKERVLSAGRDRSMQLFKVHEESRLVFRAPASSLECCCFVNNEEFLSGSDDGSIELWGVIRKKPIHILRNAHALVTDSKKPDQNDSEILPNGNLENGYHHPENHHCSSVQSWVSAVTVCRNSDLAASGAGNGFVRLWAIENETKDIKSLHNVPLVGFVNSLAFAKSARFLVAGVGQEPRLGRWGQIREARNGVSILPLNLL, from the exons aTGCCCCCAAATAAGAGCCGCAAGAACAAACCTACTCGCGACCCTTTTTTCGATGAAGATTCCACTAAACGCCGCAAAGTCGCCGATGACGACGAGATTGATAGCGATTCCGACGAAGATGGTTTCCTTGATTCCAAAGATGAACCTGAATATGAATCCGAAGAGGAAACTGCTGCTGAAACGAAGAAGAGAATTGCTCATGAGTATTTGCAGAAGTATCGTGAGAGTGTAAAGAAAGAGAAGGAGCAACGGGATGAAgaggaagatgatgatgaagatgatgatagTGAAGATGATGAGGGAGTAAGAGATTCACTTGTAGCTCAGAGGTTGATTAAGGAGCAGCAAGAGGAGAGTGGTCGCATTAGAAAAGCCATTGCTTCAAG GGTGGAATTGGGCGGTGATGGTGGATTTGAGAGTTTAGTGAAGCATAAGCAATGTGTTACTGCGGTGGCTTTATCTGAGGATGATTCGAAGGGGTTTTCGGCTTCGAAAGATGGAAGCATTGTGCAGTGGGATGTTGAAAGTGGTAAATGTGAGAGGTATAAGTGGCCTAGTGATTCAGTTCTCAAGTCTCATGGATTGAAGGATCCACAGGGTTCTGCAAAAAAGCAAAGTAGACATATATTGACTTTGGCTGCGAGTTCCGATGGGCGTTATTTGGTATCTGGGGGCCTTGATCGCCATGTTCATGTTTGGGATACTCGCTCTAGGGAACATATTCAG GCATTTCCTGGTCATAGAGGGCCTGTTTCTTCTCTGGCATTTAGGGATGGAACTACTGAGCTATTTTCTGGTTCGTTTGATCGGACAGTTAAGATATGGAATGTTGAAGACAGAACTTACATGAACACTCTGTTTGGTCACCAAAGTGAAGTATTAAGTATTGATTGTTTACGCAAAGAAAGGGTACTATCTGCCGGACGTGATCGTAGTATGCAGTTGTTTAAG GTTCACGAAGAGTCACGTCTTGTATTTCGTGCTCCTGCATCTTCCTTAGAATGCTGCTGTTTTGTTAATAATGAAGAGTTTTTGTCTGGTTCGGATGATGGAAGCATTGAGCTTTGGGGTGTAATAAGAAAGAAGCCTATTCACATTTTGAGGAATGCTCATGCTTTAGTGACAGATAGCAAGAAACCTGACCAAAATGATAGTGAAATACTCCCCAACGGTAACCTAG AAAATGGTTACCACCATCCCGAAAATCATCATTGTTCGTCAGTACAATCTTGGGTCAGTGCAGTCACCGTTTGTAGGAACAGTGACCTTGCTGCATCTGGTGCCGGTAATGGTTTTGTTAGATTATGGGCAATTGAAAACGAGACCAAAGACATTAAATCTCTTCATAATGTACCATTG GTTGGGTTTGTGAATTCTTTGGCTTTTGCAAAATCAGCACGATTTCTAGTTGCTGGAGTTGGCCAG GAACCTCGTCTCGGAAGGTGGGGACAAATACGCGAAGCTCGGAATGGAGTTTCAATTCTTCCACTCAATTTGTTATGA